A section of the Leptospira kobayashii genome encodes:
- a CDS encoding transketolase, which translates to MKPSLLNRPLSSERLRINVINMAKNGNSVHIGCAFSMIELFAVLYEKFVSIDLSDLRNPDRDLVCLSKGHGVMAVYSCLYELGVLDEVHIKNYFSDGSLLKGLSDSHVPGIEVSGGSLGHGITVSTGYALAIHLKKQNRKVFCFVGDGEMNEGSAWESLLFAAHWKLKNFILVIDANDFQAMGRSSDVLNCESFSDKLNAFNFETWECDGHSRKELEEVYTKATQSIDPRPKAIIARTVKGKGVSFMEDDNIWHYTRLDEDTFQKSLSELKANA; encoded by the coding sequence ATGAAACCATCCTTATTAAACAGACCACTTTCTTCGGAACGACTTAGAATCAATGTAATCAATATGGCGAAGAATGGAAATTCCGTCCATATCGGTTGTGCATTTTCCATGATAGAGTTGTTCGCAGTCTTATATGAAAAATTTGTTTCTATCGATCTAAGTGATCTAAGAAATCCGGACAGAGATCTGGTTTGTTTGAGCAAAGGTCATGGGGTTATGGCCGTTTATTCCTGCCTTTACGAATTAGGTGTTTTGGACGAAGTCCATATAAAAAATTATTTCTCCGACGGAAGCTTATTGAAAGGACTTTCCGATTCGCATGTTCCCGGAATTGAAGTCAGCGGCGGTAGTCTTGGACACGGAATTACCGTATCAACAGGATATGCATTGGCGATACATTTGAAAAAACAAAATAGAAAAGTATTTTGTTTTGTGGGTGATGGGGAGATGAATGAAGGCAGTGCTTGGGAATCCTTATTATTTGCAGCTCACTGGAAATTGAAAAACTTCATACTGGTGATTGATGCAAATGATTTTCAGGCAATGGGAAGATCGAGCGATGTTCTAAATTGCGAATCTTTTTCGGATAAACTGAATGCATTCAATTTTGAAACTTGGGAATGCGACGGCCATTCCAGAAAAGAATTGGAAGAAGTATACACCAAAGCGACACAGAGTATTGATCCCAGACCGAAGGCGATTATAGCGAGAACCGTGAAAGGAAAAGGTGTTTCCTTTATGGAAGACGATAACATTTGGCATTATACCCGCTTGGATGAGGATACATTTCAAAAATCCTTAAGCGAATTGAAGGCGAATGCATGA
- the rfbH gene encoding lipopolysaccharide biosynthesis protein RfbH, translating into MQTRAKILVQKSDKGLGESLVIAINDPDSNSEFEVYPLKTIQAENSISIDSKDLQSGEVDSGMYVDLNRSYYLKTDSVLKEVASVKEEYLGVIFKELTLKYSKQHYRAVHLPKKEAEFVPGVSRVTYAGRVFDEEEIVNLIDSSLEFWLTTGRYADEFERGFGRLLGVKNAILVNSGSSANLVAFNTITSPSLKERQFKKGDELITVAAGFPTTVVPAIQYGAVPVFLDITFPTYNIDVSRLEEALSPKTKAVMVAHTLGNPFDLQAVKDFCVKHKLWLIEDNCDALGSRYFYNGEWKNTGTIGDIGTSSFYPPHHMTMGEGGAVYMQSSRLKKIAESIRDWGRDCWCPSGKDNTCGKRFNWELGELPEGYDHKYIYSHFGYNLKVTDMQAAIGVAQLKKVSSFVEARSKNWNTLRKGLDDLSEFFILPEPTKNSEPSWFGFLLTIKDGTKFKRKEIVDYLESAGIQTRMLFAGNFLRHPAFDEMRKEKTGYRVIGNLENTDKVMNDTFWLGVYPGMKPEMLDFMIQKIRTFVGK; encoded by the coding sequence ATGCAAACACGTGCAAAAATTTTAGTACAAAAAAGCGATAAAGGATTAGGCGAATCTTTGGTAATCGCTATCAACGATCCTGATTCAAATTCCGAATTTGAAGTTTATCCTTTAAAGACAATCCAGGCGGAAAATTCGATTTCCATCGATTCTAAAGATCTTCAATCGGGAGAGGTTGATTCCGGGATGTATGTGGATTTGAATCGATCCTATTATCTAAAAACGGATTCAGTTTTAAAGGAAGTCGCTTCCGTAAAAGAAGAATATTTGGGAGTCATATTTAAAGAACTCACTCTTAAATATTCGAAACAACATTATCGCGCGGTTCATTTGCCTAAAAAGGAAGCGGAGTTTGTTCCGGGAGTTTCGAGAGTAACTTATGCAGGTAGAGTATTCGATGAAGAAGAGATCGTAAACCTGATCGATTCTTCTCTTGAATTCTGGCTCACTACAGGCAGATATGCCGATGAATTCGAGAGAGGATTCGGAAGACTACTCGGTGTTAAGAATGCGATTTTGGTAAACTCAGGTTCTTCCGCAAATTTAGTTGCATTCAATACGATTACTTCTCCTTCCTTGAAAGAAAGACAGTTTAAAAAAGGAGATGAATTGATTACTGTTGCTGCAGGATTTCCGACTACGGTCGTTCCTGCCATCCAATACGGAGCAGTTCCCGTATTTTTGGACATTACATTTCCTACTTATAATATTGATGTTAGTCGATTGGAAGAGGCTCTTTCTCCTAAAACAAAAGCGGTGATGGTTGCACACACTCTTGGCAATCCGTTTGATTTGCAAGCGGTGAAAGATTTTTGCGTTAAACATAAACTTTGGTTGATTGAAGACAATTGTGATGCTTTGGGAAGTCGTTATTTTTATAACGGAGAATGGAAAAACACGGGAACAATCGGAGATATAGGAACGTCCAGTTTTTATCCTCCTCACCATATGACAATGGGTGAGGGTGGTGCCGTTTATATGCAAAGCAGTCGTTTGAAAAAAATTGCAGAGTCCATTCGGGATTGGGGTAGGGATTGTTGGTGCCCGTCAGGGAAAGACAATACCTGTGGCAAACGATTTAACTGGGAGTTAGGTGAACTACCGGAAGGATACGATCATAAATATATTTATTCACACTTCGGTTATAATTTGAAAGTGACCGATATGCAAGCGGCGATCGGTGTCGCCCAATTGAAAAAAGTTTCCTCTTTTGTTGAGGCACGTTCTAAGAACTGGAATACTCTTCGAAAAGGTTTGGATGATCTTTCCGAGTTTTTTATTCTGCCGGAGCCTACTAAAAACTCGGAACCATCCTGGTTCGGCTTTTTACTTACAATCAAAGACGGAACGAAGTTCAAACGAAAAGAGATTGTTGACTATCTCGAATCGGCAGGCATTCAGACTAGGATGTTATTTGCAGGAAATTTTCTCCGACATCCCGCATTTGATGAAATGCGAAAGGAAAAAACAGGTTATCGGGTCATCGGTAATTTGGAAAATACGGATAAAGTAATGAATGATACATTTTGGCTCGGTGTTTATCCTGGAATGAAACCGGAAATGTTGGATTTTATGATTCAAAAGATAAGAACCTTCGTTGGAAAATAG
- the rfbG gene encoding CDP-glucose 4,6-dehydratase: MAIRKSTLEGLDLNKSFWKGKSVFLTGHTGFKGSWLSLWLSSLGAKVTGYSLEPPTNPSLFVIASVQSAIEKSVIADIRDLARLQDAMRAAKPDIVIHMAAQPLVRDSYKIPVDTYSINVMGTVHILEAIRTDGPNVKAFVNVTTDKVYENKEWSWGYRENETLGGYDPYSNSKACSELVTSAYRNSFFHPEKIKEHGVAIATARAGNVIGGGDFALDRLIPDIIRSIMENKKLSIRNPNSIRPWQHVLEPLSGYMELAEGLYNHDTKFIDGWNFGPNEGDAKSVLSIVEILNQKISENGKEKKSPLHFPGFEIDKGPHPHEANYLKLDISKARSILGWSPRWNLDTALGKIIEWTESYLNKEKIDSVCIRQIGEYMSASGQ; this comes from the coding sequence ATGGCAATCCGGAAAAGCACCTTGGAAGGTTTGGACTTGAACAAAAGTTTTTGGAAAGGGAAATCCGTTTTTCTCACCGGCCATACCGGTTTTAAAGGCTCTTGGCTTTCGTTGTGGTTATCTTCCTTAGGTGCTAAAGTCACCGGTTACTCTTTGGAGCCACCAACAAACCCGTCTTTGTTTGTGATAGCTTCCGTACAATCCGCGATAGAAAAATCGGTGATTGCCGACATCCGCGACTTAGCTCGGCTTCAAGATGCTATGAGGGCCGCCAAGCCGGATATAGTGATTCATATGGCGGCACAACCCTTGGTACGGGATTCGTATAAAATACCTGTTGATACTTATTCTATTAACGTAATGGGCACTGTTCATATTTTGGAGGCGATTCGGACGGACGGTCCGAATGTGAAGGCTTTCGTAAATGTAACAACTGATAAAGTATATGAAAACAAGGAATGGTCTTGGGGTTATCGTGAAAACGAAACTTTAGGGGGATATGATCCTTATTCCAATAGCAAGGCATGTTCCGAATTGGTAACATCCGCTTACAGAAATTCATTTTTTCATCCGGAAAAAATCAAAGAACACGGAGTGGCGATCGCTACCGCAAGGGCCGGGAATGTGATTGGTGGCGGTGATTTCGCTTTGGACCGGCTTATACCCGATATCATCAGATCCATAATGGAAAACAAAAAACTTTCGATTCGTAATCCTAATTCAATCCGTCCATGGCAACATGTATTGGAACCTTTGAGCGGTTATATGGAGCTGGCAGAGGGATTGTACAATCACGATACTAAATTTATAGACGGTTGGAATTTCGGTCCGAACGAAGGAGATGCCAAATCTGTACTTTCCATCGTAGAAATTTTGAATCAAAAAATTTCGGAGAATGGAAAAGAGAAAAAATCACCTCTCCATTTTCCTGGATTCGAAATAGACAAAGGTCCGCATCCTCATGAGGCAAATTATCTTAAACTTGATATCTCCAAAGCCAGGTCAATCTTGGGCTGGAGTCCTCGTTGGAATCTGGATACCGCTTTGGGTAAAATCATCGAGTGGACCGAGTCTTATTTAAACAAAGAAAAAATAGATTCGGTTTGTATCCGTCAGATCGGCGAGTACATGAGTGCTTCCGGACAGTAA
- the rfbF gene encoding glucose-1-phosphate cytidylyltransferase: MKVVILAGGYGTRISEESHLKPKPMIEIGERPILWHIMKIYSHYGFNDFVVCLGYKAYAIKEYFANYFLHESDVTFDFRDSNRMTTHIHKAEPWKVTLVNTGLDTMTGGRVKRIKDYIGNETFMLTYGDGVSNVDLPKLLAFHKNHGKAATLTAIQPGGRFGALEITENNSVTGFKEKPKGESGWVNGGFMVMEPSIFDLIEDDKTVLEKEPLESLSRSGDLFCYKHDDFWQPMDTIRDKMYLEGLWQSGKAPWKVWT; encoded by the coding sequence AGGAATCACATTTGAAACCCAAACCAATGATTGAAATCGGAGAAAGACCGATTCTTTGGCATATTATGAAAATATACTCGCATTACGGGTTCAATGATTTTGTCGTCTGCCTGGGATATAAGGCGTATGCGATCAAAGAATACTTTGCCAATTATTTTCTACATGAATCGGATGTGACTTTCGATTTTAGAGATTCCAATCGTATGACGACCCATATTCATAAAGCGGAACCTTGGAAGGTCACTTTGGTGAATACCGGATTGGACACTATGACCGGTGGAAGGGTGAAACGAATTAAAGATTATATAGGCAATGAAACGTTCATGTTAACTTACGGTGACGGAGTTTCCAATGTGGATCTGCCGAAGTTATTGGCATTTCATAAAAACCACGGTAAGGCGGCTACTTTAACTGCGATTCAGCCTGGAGGTCGCTTCGGAGCTCTGGAGATCACCGAAAACAATAGTGTAACAGGCTTTAAAGAAAAACCGAAAGGAGAGTCAGGATGGGTGAACGGGGGGTTTATGGTAATGGAGCCTTCCATTTTCGATTTGATCGAAGATGATAAAACCGTTCTGGAAAAGGAACCTTTGGAATCTCTTTCCCGATCGGGAGATTTGTTTTGTTATAAACATGATGATTTTTGGCAACCTATGGATACCATTCGGGACAAAATGTATCTGGAAGGGTTATGGCAATCCGGAAAAGCACCTTGGAAGGTTTGGACTTGA